In Xanthomonas sp. SI, the following are encoded in one genomic region:
- the panC gene encoding pantoate--beta-alanine ligase gives MIETITDLARLRAVVSGWKRQGLRVAFVPTMGNLHAGHFSLVMLARQYADRVVSSVFVNPTQFGPNEDFTRYPRTPEADTSGLEGAGCDVLWLPTVESMYPLGVELALRMHTPGVSEALEGACRPGHFDGVCTVVARLFNQVQPDLAAFGKKDYQQLAVIRQMVADLAFPIEILGGGIVREADGLAMSSRNQYLSAEERPRAAQIRQTLLAMRDGHVAGRPRAEIEAAATRQLQEVGFEVDYTVLRLPDLSEPQDQEGPRVALIAARLGRTRLIDNLEF, from the coding sequence ATGATCGAGACCATCACCGACCTGGCCCGGCTGCGCGCCGTCGTTTCCGGCTGGAAGCGGCAGGGCCTGCGCGTGGCCTTCGTGCCGACCATGGGCAACCTGCATGCCGGGCATTTCTCGCTGGTGATGCTCGCCCGGCAGTACGCCGACCGGGTGGTGTCCAGCGTGTTCGTCAACCCGACCCAGTTCGGCCCGAACGAGGACTTCACCCGCTACCCGCGCACCCCCGAGGCCGACACCAGCGGCCTGGAAGGCGCCGGCTGCGACGTGCTGTGGCTGCCGACGGTGGAGAGCATGTACCCGCTGGGCGTGGAGCTGGCGCTGCGCATGCACACGCCCGGCGTCAGCGAAGCGCTGGAAGGCGCCTGCCGGCCGGGGCATTTCGACGGCGTGTGCACTGTGGTCGCGCGCCTGTTCAACCAGGTGCAGCCGGACCTGGCCGCGTTCGGCAAGAAGGACTACCAGCAACTGGCGGTGATCCGGCAGATGGTCGCCGACCTGGCGTTCCCGATCGAGATCCTGGGCGGCGGCATCGTGCGCGAGGCCGACGGCCTGGCGATGAGCTCGCGCAACCAGTACCTGTCGGCCGAAGAGCGGCCGCGCGCGGCGCAGATCCGCCAGACCTTGCTGGCGATGCGCGACGGGCATGTCGCCGGGCGGCCGCGCGCCGAGATCGAGGCGGCGGCGACCAGACAGCTGCAGGAGGTCGGCTTCGAGGTCGACTACACCGTGCTGCGCCTGCCCGACCTGAGCGAGCCGCAGGACCAGGAAGGCCCGCGCGTGGCCTTGATCGCCGCGCGCCTGGGGCGCACCCGGTTGATCGACAATCTGGAGTTTTGA
- the panB gene encoding 3-methyl-2-oxobutanoate hydroxymethyltransferase has protein sequence MSSHADSKPWTVPALAEAKRRQQKLVMLTAYDAGFARAFDANGVDLILIGDSLGMVVQGHDSTLPVTVDDIVYHTAAVARVLQRALLVADLPFQSDATPERALDASTRLLQAGAEMVKLEGAGYKLEVIRFLSERDIPVCSHLGLTPQSVLTFGGYKIQGREEAAAAKLLDDAKAVAAAGAALLVLECVPSPLAARITAAIDIPTIGIGAGPDCDGQVLVLHDFLGLDSGHRRPRFVKDFLAEGGSIAGAVRAYADAVRAGTFPDAEHAYAK, from the coding sequence ATGAGCAGCCACGCCGACAGCAAGCCCTGGACCGTTCCCGCCCTGGCCGAGGCCAAGCGCCGCCAGCAGAAGCTGGTGATGCTGACCGCCTACGACGCCGGCTTCGCGCGCGCGTTCGACGCCAACGGCGTGGACCTGATCCTGATCGGCGATTCGCTGGGCATGGTGGTGCAGGGCCACGACTCGACCCTGCCGGTGACCGTGGACGACATCGTCTACCACACCGCCGCGGTGGCGCGGGTGCTGCAGCGCGCGCTGCTGGTGGCCGACCTGCCGTTCCAGTCCGACGCCACCCCCGAGCGCGCGCTGGACGCCTCGACCCGGCTGCTGCAGGCCGGCGCGGAGATGGTCAAGCTGGAGGGCGCCGGGTACAAGCTGGAGGTGATCCGCTTCCTCAGCGAGCGCGACATCCCGGTGTGTTCGCACCTGGGCCTGACCCCGCAGTCGGTGCTGACCTTCGGCGGCTACAAGATCCAGGGCCGCGAGGAGGCCGCCGCGGCCAAATTGCTCGACGACGCCAAGGCGGTGGCCGCGGCCGGCGCCGCGCTGCTGGTGCTCGAATGCGTGCCGTCGCCGCTGGCCGCGCGGATCACCGCGGCGATCGACATCCCCACCATCGGCATCGGCGCCGGCCCCGACTGCGACGGCCAGGTGCTGGTGCTGCATGACTTCCTGGGCCTGGACAGCGGCCACCGGCGGCCGCGCTTCGTCAAGGATTTCCTGGCCGAAGGCGGCTCCATCGCCGGCGCCGTGCGCGCCTACGCCGACGCGGTGCGCGCCGGTACCTTCCCCGACGCCGAACACGCCTACGCCAAATGA
- the folK gene encoding 2-amino-4-hydroxy-6-hydroxymethyldihydropteridine diphosphokinase: protein MSVSPSPAPVQACIGLGGNLGDAVATLRTAIIELDTLPHTRLLRASQLYRSPAWGNQAQPDFINAAAVLSTALPALELLQALLALEGRHGRQRTPGERWGPRTLDLDLLLYAEAVIDLPGLQVPHPHLHQRGFALLPLAEIAAEATIPGHGTVRDIRDRIETDGIVAIGR, encoded by the coding sequence GTGAGCGTGTCGCCTAGTCCCGCGCCGGTGCAGGCCTGCATCGGCCTGGGCGGCAACCTCGGCGATGCGGTCGCGACCCTGCGCACGGCCATCATCGAGCTGGACACGCTGCCGCACACGCGCCTGCTGCGCGCCTCGCAGCTGTACCGCAGCCCGGCCTGGGGCAACCAGGCGCAGCCTGACTTCATCAACGCCGCGGCCGTGCTCAGCACTGCGCTGCCGGCGTTGGAGCTGCTGCAGGCGCTGCTGGCGCTGGAAGGCCGCCACGGCCGCCAGCGCACCCCCGGCGAACGCTGGGGTCCGCGCACCCTGGACCTGGACCTGCTGCTGTACGCCGAGGCGGTGATCGACCTGCCCGGGCTGCAGGTGCCGCACCCGCACCTGCACCAGCGCGGCTTCGCCTTGCTGCCGCTGGCCGAGATCGCCGCCGAGGCGACCATCCCCGGCCATGGAACGGTGCGTGACATACGCGACCGCATCGAAACCGACGGGATCGTGGCAATCGGTAGATAA
- the panD gene encoding aspartate 1-decarboxylase — MQLSLLKTKIHRATVTHSELNYEGSIAIDGLLLDATGIREFEQVHIWDVTNGARFSTYAIRADEGSGIVSLNGGAARHVQVGDLIIIAAFAGMSEEEAARFQPTLVYVDGANKITHTNHSIPKQAA; from the coding sequence ATGCAACTGAGCCTGTTGAAGACCAAGATCCACCGCGCCACCGTCACCCATTCGGAGCTCAACTACGAAGGGTCGATCGCCATCGACGGGCTGCTGCTGGACGCCACCGGCATCCGCGAGTTCGAGCAGGTGCACATCTGGGACGTCACCAACGGCGCACGCTTCAGCACCTACGCGATCCGCGCCGACGAAGGCAGCGGCATCGTCTCGCTCAACGGCGGCGCCGCGCGTCACGTGCAGGTCGGCGACCTGATCATCATCGCCGCCTTCGCCGGCATGAGCGAAGAGGAAGCCGCGCGCTTCCAGCCGACCCTGGTCTACGTGGACGGCGCCAACAAGATCACCCATACCAACCACAGCATCCCGAAGCAGGCCGCATGA